A window of the Loxodonta africana isolate mLoxAfr1 chromosome 3, mLoxAfr1.hap2, whole genome shotgun sequence genome harbors these coding sequences:
- the PIAS4 gene encoding E3 SUMO-protein ligase PIAS4 isoform X4, translating to MYLSSATNRITVTWGNYGKSYSVALYLVRQLTSSELLQRLKTIGVKHPELCKALVKEKLRLDPDSEIATTGVRVSLICPLVKMRLSVPCRAETCAHLQCFDAVFYLQMNEKKPTWMCPVCDKPAPYDQLIIDGLLSKILSECEDADEIEFLADGSWCPIRAEKERSCSPQCPILVLGTSDTNGLLSAPNINGGGGVGSAASGSSGGGSAASGVENGKPGADVVDLTLDSSSSSEDEEEEEEDEEDEDEEGPRPKRRCPFQKGLVSAC from the exons ATGTACCTGTCGTCTGCCACCAACCGCATCACTGTCACCTGGGGCAACTACGGCAAG AGCTACTCCGTGGCCCTGTACCTGGTGCGGCAGCTGACCTCCTCAGAACTGTTGCAGCGGTTGAAAACCATCGGGGTCAAGCACCCGGAGCTATGCAAGGCGCTGG TCAAAGAGAAGCTGCGTCTGGACCCTGACAGTGAGATTGCCACCACCGGTGTGCGGGTCTCCCTCATCTGCCCG CTGGTGAAGATGCGGCTGTCGGTGCCCTGCCGGGCAGAGACCTGCGCCCACTTGCAGTGCTTCGACGCCGTCTTCTACCTCCAGATGAATGAGAAGAAGCCCACCTGGATGTGCCCCGTGTGCGACAAGCCGGCCCCCTACGACCAGCTCATCATTGATGG GCTCCTCTCCAAGATCCTGAGCGAGTGCGAGGACGCAGACGAGATCGAGTTCCTGGCGGACGGCTCGTGGTGTCCCATCCGCGCCGAGAAGGAGCGCAGCTGCAGCCCCCAGTGCCCCATCCTGGTCCTCG GCACATCTGACACCAACGGGCTCCTCTCTGCCCCCAACATCAATGGAGGTGGTGGCGTTGGCAGCGCAGCCAGTGGCAGCAGCGGCGGGGGCAGCGCAGCCAGCGGTGTGGAGAACGGGAAGCCAGGTGCCGACGTGGTGGACCTCACGCTGGACAGCTCGTCCTCCTCggaggatgaggaggaggaggaggaagatgagGAGGACGAGGATGAGGAGGGCCCCCGGCCCAAGCGTCGCTGCCCCTTCCAGAAGGGCCTGGTGTCAGCCTGCTGA